The proteins below come from a single Argonema galeatum A003/A1 genomic window:
- a CDS encoding TIGR00266 family protein — protein MKYEIRYKPAFAAIFVTLSPGESMTAEAGAMTSMDAQLSMKTEFSGGFFSGLLKKFFGGESLFVNVFTNQTKRTLNLVLTQSAIGDIGCIELRGEREICFQPGAYIAHSPGVKMSVQWAGFKSWLSGEGLFKLKLNGNGQVFFGAYGGITKKLINGEFIVDTSHLVAYDPGIKMNIGLAGGLIGSVTSGEGLINRLSGEGEIYLQSRSIGGLVKYLRPKVF, from the coding sequence GTGAAATATGAAATTCGCTACAAACCAGCCTTTGCTGCTATCTTTGTTACTCTAAGTCCCGGTGAGAGTATGACAGCTGAAGCAGGAGCAATGACGAGTATGGATGCTCAGCTGTCCATGAAAACTGAATTTTCAGGTGGCTTTTTCTCAGGATTGCTTAAGAAGTTTTTTGGTGGAGAATCCTTATTTGTCAATGTATTTACCAATCAAACTAAGCGAACTTTAAATTTAGTATTGACGCAATCAGCTATTGGCGACATTGGTTGTATCGAACTGCGGGGCGAGCGGGAAATTTGTTTTCAACCTGGTGCATACATTGCCCACAGTCCAGGTGTAAAAATGAGCGTTCAGTGGGCAGGTTTCAAGAGTTGGCTATCAGGAGAAGGATTGTTTAAGCTGAAATTAAATGGTAACGGTCAGGTGTTTTTTGGTGCTTATGGTGGTATTACAAAAAAACTCATTAATGGTGAATTTATTGTCGATACTTCTCACTTGGTTGCCTACGATCCAGGAATTAAGATGAATATTGGGCTAGCTGGTGGCTTGATTGGTTCTGTAACATCGGGCGAAGGATTGATTAATCGACTTTCTGGGGAAGGAGAGATTTATTTACAGTCTCGCAGCATTGGTGGTTTGGTTAAGTATTTACGTCCGAAAGTGTTTTAA
- a CDS encoding TIGR00266 family protein: MTNEIDYKVEHSPAYASLRLDLKANQTVLVESGAMAAMDPWIKMKSKVQGGLMKGIGRMVSGESFFVSEFTAEGKAGQLYLSPGVPGDVQHYYLNGNALMIQSSGFVAASQTVEIDTKFQGVKGFFSGESLFLLRATGQGDIWFSSYGAIVEIPIDGDYVVDTGYIVAFEDTLNYQAEMLGGLSFRGLKTGILGGEGLVCRFKGRGRLWIQSREIYGLINFLNPFRPTKSN; encoded by the coding sequence ATGACTAATGAAATTGATTACAAAGTAGAGCATTCGCCTGCTTATGCTTCTCTACGTCTAGACTTGAAGGCAAATCAAACAGTATTGGTAGAATCTGGCGCAATGGCGGCAATGGACCCCTGGATTAAAATGAAATCGAAAGTACAAGGGGGTTTAATGAAAGGTATTGGTCGAATGGTGAGCGGTGAATCGTTTTTTGTGAGCGAGTTTACTGCGGAAGGAAAAGCTGGGCAGTTATACCTTTCGCCTGGAGTTCCAGGAGATGTGCAGCATTACTATCTCAATGGTAATGCTTTGATGATTCAATCTTCTGGTTTTGTTGCTGCCAGCCAAACCGTTGAAATTGATACGAAGTTTCAAGGAGTTAAAGGATTTTTTAGCGGTGAATCTTTGTTTCTGCTGCGGGCAACTGGGCAAGGCGATATCTGGTTTAGTTCCTATGGAGCAATTGTAGAAATTCCTATAGACGGTGATTATGTAGTAGATACTGGTTACATTGTGGCGTTTGAAGATACTTTAAATTACCAGGCTGAAATGCTGGGTGGATTGTCCTTTAGAGGGCTAAAAACTGGTATTTTAGGCGGTGAGGGATTGGTCTGTCGCTTCAAGGGTCGCGGACGTTTATGGATTCAGTCTCGCGAGATTTACGGTCTGATCAATTTCTTAAATCCTTTCCGCCCAACTAAGAGTAATTAA
- the urtD gene encoding urea ABC transporter ATP-binding protein UrtD, protein MSGKILETENVTVSFDGFKALNNLNFSMDAGELRVVIGPNGAGKTTFLDVITGKVQPTVGRVMFKGRNTQRLSEHQIARLGIGRKFQTPRIYLNLTPRENLELTCNRNKNVFSTLFGSLSISEQRTVAGLLETIGLTAKADLKAGLLSHGEKQRLEIGMLVAQSPDLLLVDEPVAGLTDEETYNIGELLLALAQSHSIVVIEHDMEFVRQIARKVTVLHEGSVLCEGTIEEVQNDPRVIEVYLGQQSETEE, encoded by the coding sequence ATGAGCGGAAAAATATTAGAAACTGAAAACGTAACGGTAAGTTTTGATGGCTTTAAGGCGTTAAATAACCTGAATTTCAGTATGGACGCCGGGGAATTGCGCGTAGTGATCGGCCCTAACGGTGCTGGCAAAACAACCTTCCTGGATGTAATCACCGGCAAAGTCCAACCAACTGTGGGACGAGTGATGTTTAAAGGGCGAAATACTCAACGCCTTTCCGAACATCAAATCGCTCGTTTGGGAATTGGTCGCAAGTTCCAAACTCCGCGAATTTACCTCAACCTGACGCCCCGCGAAAACCTGGAACTTACCTGCAATCGCAATAAAAATGTGTTTTCTACTCTGTTTGGGAGTCTCTCTATTAGCGAACAGCGTACTGTGGCAGGTTTACTAGAAACAATTGGCTTAACTGCCAAAGCGGATCTCAAAGCTGGGTTGCTTTCTCATGGGGAAAAGCAACGTTTAGAAATTGGGATGTTAGTGGCGCAGTCGCCCGATTTGTTGCTTGTTGATGAACCAGTCGCCGGTTTGACTGATGAAGAAACTTATAACATTGGGGAGTTGCTACTCGCCTTAGCCCAAAGTCATTCCATTGTGGTGATTGAACACGATATGGAATTCGTGCGCCAAATTGCCCGGAAGGTGACGGTGCTGCACGAGGGCTCGGTGCTGTGCGAAGGGACTATTGAGGAGGTGCAGAACGATCCGCGTGTAATTGAGGTGTATTTGGGCCAACAGTCGGAAACTGAGGAGTGA
- a CDS encoding DUF4833 domain-containing protein has translation MTGSDLTATSNANTVYKLSDFGRYTNHGGAYLLMFKHKNKFAIVTFSHLILLSVASPLLANDIPSLFHISKNDNGNQVHYGIRLNENCLPMGTKPVYVYWHKENGTTGELMQLEEPGYGIFSQSVSGQRVEIILNAFQTRGIQKLITVRSVKLNNGSCQASAFTTINGKPMQLSRLQILLSNIMRNPFTGGTIGGRLVNLTLISSTKDEEVISCSSDCRFGL, from the coding sequence ATGACAGGTAGCGACCTTACAGCTACTTCAAATGCCAACACGGTATATAAGTTATCAGACTTTGGGCGATATACCAATCACGGGGGAGCATATTTACTCATGTTCAAACACAAAAATAAATTCGCTATAGTTACCTTTAGCCATTTAATATTGTTGTCCGTCGCGTCACCTTTACTGGCAAATGACATCCCAAGCCTTTTTCATATATCGAAGAATGATAATGGCAATCAAGTGCATTATGGGATACGACTAAACGAAAACTGTTTGCCAATGGGAACTAAGCCAGTATATGTATATTGGCATAAGGAAAATGGAACAACTGGGGAACTTATGCAACTAGAAGAACCAGGTTACGGAATCTTCAGCCAGTCTGTCTCTGGGCAAAGGGTAGAGATCATTCTAAATGCTTTTCAAACTAGAGGTATTCAAAAATTAATCACAGTCAGATCTGTAAAGTTGAATAATGGAAGTTGCCAAGCTTCAGCGTTTACTACAATTAATGGCAAGCCAATGCAACTATCCAGGTTGCAGATTCTTCTAAGTAATATTATGAGAAACCCGTTTACTGGCGGTACGATAGGGGGGAGGTTAGTTAATCTTACACTCATCAGTTCGACTAAAGATGAAGAAGTAATTTCATGTAGTTCGGATTGTCGCTTTGGTCTTTAA
- a CDS encoding peptidoglycan-binding protein, with amino-acid sequence MSTSSILEPRTISNSEGQAEFNALFHNNPQTADDAALKLKVYWSKWSVAFDAQWFDPTETNAKILTGKKLLEEVEQAKFKVADAIALALDGKQVIAPVTPAVNPVNNDEAVAAFYSIFKSTQVADKEVEKLIANWDKWADAFGGQWYAPEPYNAKVVAGRLIAKAMADAKNKVTKVIMQAIDGKQISPFSEPTNNKDNQPIPITVNKLEQAKDRVQIFKDLMKIEINMNASADKLAFLYRGVQNSPYKQDIKDYPERLKAKPDNNVVSYGETVVLKGSDKTVTFSPYPEVGKMPQIDQQGLDFLHGDIQEACVCVGSFVENKIKAHWLGKNALTKGQFWSSTKIIPILNVLCKVNANSPDTDIDNCVIRDRDRRKRDLPFYELVWDVVSYGDRIASSNSLAAMFKRFETRPGLENWVKKITGNPNSDFRGSYGEPAFIYSPEVYDLKKRKVLLIPASEGTTGENLLTTYDLTRFISMLGWHHHITQAARFPNAQWVSLESIVRAMGTDACRYADVAIKTLGLSGSIGSPVIISKLGNGYSSSRNRYEFVYVALVQFVDELPQAEGNPAKLRTVSMALRGASRDAVQLDARMAAEVTEILRRVVTEELA; translated from the coding sequence ATGTCAACTTCATCTATCCTTGAACCGCGCACGATTAGCAATAGTGAGGGGCAGGCTGAATTCAACGCGCTTTTCCACAATAATCCACAGACGGCTGATGATGCGGCGTTAAAACTGAAGGTGTATTGGAGTAAGTGGAGTGTTGCCTTTGATGCCCAGTGGTTTGATCCTACTGAAACTAACGCCAAAATTTTGACTGGTAAGAAGCTTCTAGAAGAGGTAGAACAAGCCAAATTCAAGGTTGCTGATGCGATCGCACTTGCCCTTGATGGAAAACAGGTAATAGCACCAGTTACCCCGGCTGTCAACCCGGTGAATAATGATGAGGCGGTGGCAGCTTTTTACTCAATCTTCAAAAGCACGCAAGTCGCTGATAAAGAAGTGGAAAAACTCATTGCCAATTGGGATAAATGGGCGGACGCATTTGGCGGACAGTGGTACGCACCAGAGCCTTACAATGCAAAAGTTGTTGCTGGAAGGTTGATTGCCAAGGCGATGGCTGATGCGAAAAATAAAGTTACTAAAGTTATAATGCAAGCCATAGATGGCAAACAAATCAGTCCCTTTTCCGAGCCAACAAATAACAAAGATAATCAGCCGATTCCTATTACAGTGAATAAGCTAGAACAAGCAAAAGACAGGGTGCAAATTTTTAAGGATTTGATGAAAATAGAGATTAACATGAATGCCAGCGCTGATAAGTTAGCGTTTTTATATAGAGGTGTTCAAAATTCGCCATACAAACAAGATATTAAAGATTATCCAGAGCGTCTCAAAGCAAAGCCTGATAATAACGTGGTTTCCTACGGGGAAACAGTTGTGCTGAAAGGATCTGACAAAACAGTAACGTTCAGTCCCTATCCAGAAGTGGGAAAAATGCCACAAATTGACCAGCAAGGATTAGACTTTCTGCATGGAGATATTCAAGAGGCGTGTGTTTGCGTTGGCAGTTTTGTAGAAAATAAGATTAAAGCACACTGGTTAGGAAAAAATGCACTTACAAAAGGTCAATTTTGGAGTAGTACTAAAATCATACCTATACTCAATGTTCTATGTAAAGTAAATGCAAATTCACCTGATACAGATATCGACAATTGTGTTATTAGAGATCGAGATCGACGCAAAAGAGATCTGCCATTTTATGAGTTAGTATGGGATGTGGTAAGTTATGGCGATCGCATAGCCAGTTCCAACTCATTGGCTGCTATGTTCAAACGATTCGAGACTCGTCCCGGATTGGAAAATTGGGTAAAAAAGATTACCGGCAATCCTAATTCGGATTTCCGTGGCAGCTACGGCGAACCTGCTTTTATTTATAGCCCAGAAGTCTACGATCTAAAAAAAAGAAAAGTTTTGCTAATTCCCGCATCAGAGGGAACAACAGGAGAAAATCTCTTAACGACCTACGATTTAACTCGATTTATTTCTATGCTAGGATGGCATCATCACATAACTCAGGCAGCAAGGTTTCCCAACGCACAATGGGTAAGTCTTGAAAGCATTGTTAGAGCGATGGGTACAGATGCTTGTCGCTACGCTGATGTAGCCATCAAAACATTAGGATTGTCAGGTTCGATCGGCTCGCCAGTAATTATTTCTAAGTTGGGTAATGGTTACAGCAGTAGCAGAAATAGGTATGAATTTGTGTATGTAGCGCTGGTACAATTTGTCGATGAACTTCCCCAAGCGGAAGGAAATCCTGCTAAATTGAGAACTGTGAGCATGGCTTTGCGGGGGGCTAGTCGCGATGCAGTTCAACTCGATGCCAGAATGGCAGCAGAAGTGACAGAGATTCTGCGCCGAGTCGTGACGGAGGAACTGGCTTGA
- the rsmA gene encoding 16S rRNA (adenine(1518)-N(6)/adenine(1519)-N(6))-dimethyltransferase RsmA, whose product MTHSPRKQFAQHWLKSDKALNQIVKAAEITSSDRIWEIGPGTGILTRRLLPQAESVVAVEIDRDLCQLLAKKLGKTETFLLLQGDVLSIDLAANLANFPAFQNPNKVVANIPYNITGPILEKLLGTIANPNPQPFDLIVLLVQKEVAERLYAKPCSKAFGALSVRVQYLADCELVCHVPARDFEPPPKVDSAVVRLRPHTRQAASDPKFLDNLVKLSFAEKRKMLRNNLKSLVERDRLTNLLEQLEINPQVRAEDLSVAQWMELSNRLTPSP is encoded by the coding sequence ATGACTCATTCACCTCGCAAACAATTCGCACAGCACTGGCTCAAGAGTGACAAAGCCCTAAACCAGATTGTCAAAGCGGCAGAAATTACCAGTAGCGATCGCATTTGGGAAATTGGCCCCGGCACCGGCATCCTGACACGCCGCTTATTGCCCCAAGCTGAAAGTGTCGTCGCCGTCGAAATCGATCGCGACTTGTGCCAGTTACTAGCTAAAAAGTTGGGAAAAACCGAAACCTTTTTACTGTTGCAAGGCGATGTCCTCAGCATCGATTTAGCTGCTAATCTGGCTAATTTCCCCGCATTCCAAAATCCTAATAAAGTTGTAGCCAATATCCCGTACAATATTACGGGGCCGATTCTGGAAAAACTCTTAGGTACGATCGCCAACCCAAATCCCCAACCCTTCGATCTAATCGTGCTGCTGGTGCAAAAAGAAGTGGCAGAACGGCTATATGCCAAACCTTGCTCGAAAGCATTTGGCGCATTGTCAGTCAGAGTGCAGTATCTAGCAGATTGCGAGTTAGTCTGTCACGTACCAGCAAGAGATTTCGAGCCGCCGCCAAAGGTAGATTCTGCCGTAGTGCGGTTGCGTCCCCACACCCGACAAGCTGCCAGTGACCCCAAATTCCTGGATAATTTGGTTAAACTCAGCTTTGCCGAAAAGCGCAAAATGTTGCGAAATAATTTGAAAAGTCTAGTAGAACGCGATCGCCTGACCAACTTACTGGAACAATTAGAAATAAACCCCCAAGTCCGCGCCGAAGACCTCAGCGTCGCCCAGTGGATGGAATTGAGTAACAGATTAACCCCTAGCCCCTAG
- the urtC gene encoding urea ABC transporter permease subunit UrtC — translation MQLPRSLTKQQRSLLIEAVVVAAIAFILIFIMPPLLTVLGQAFRVSLLGRFLALAIVALGIDLIWGYTGMLSLGHGVFFALGGYVLAMHLKLQIPADASIQLPEFMTLYGVTELPWFWKPFYSFPLTAVGVFIIPSVLGAVLGYLVFRNRIKGVYFSILTQAATIVFFNFFNGQQKLFNGTNGLTDFKTLLGANVSNNQTQFGFYTLTVLLLAGAYALCRWLTSGRFGRLLIALRDDEPRTRFSGYDPTGFKVLVFAISAGLAGIAGAMFTVQTGLISPKAMDIAFSIEMVIWVAVGGRASLVGAVLGAIAVNFGKSILSEQFPEVWLFFQGALFLIVVTVLPDGVVGWLRTEGIEKVRSLFGIRKYAVTYPSLEENPEVQIEREELETED, via the coding sequence ATGCAACTACCTCGATCGCTCACTAAACAGCAGCGATCGCTTTTAATTGAAGCGGTTGTTGTTGCAGCGATCGCATTCATCCTCATCTTTATAATGCCACCCCTACTAACAGTCTTAGGGCAAGCATTTCGCGTCAGCTTGTTAGGGCGATTTTTAGCTTTAGCAATTGTCGCCCTGGGCATCGATTTAATCTGGGGATATACGGGAATGCTTAGCTTGGGTCATGGCGTGTTTTTTGCCCTGGGCGGTTATGTCCTAGCCATGCACCTGAAATTGCAAATTCCTGCTGATGCTAGCATTCAATTACCGGAATTCATGACCCTTTACGGGGTAACAGAATTGCCTTGGTTTTGGAAACCGTTTTATTCTTTCCCTTTGACTGCGGTAGGTGTATTTATTATACCATCAGTGCTAGGTGCAGTACTTGGATATCTAGTATTTCGCAACCGCATCAAGGGTGTCTATTTTTCGATACTGACGCAAGCAGCAACGATTGTATTTTTCAATTTTTTCAACGGGCAGCAGAAACTTTTCAATGGCACCAATGGGTTAACGGATTTCAAAACTTTGTTGGGAGCTAATGTGAGCAATAATCAAACGCAGTTTGGTTTTTACACGCTCACAGTGCTTTTGCTCGCAGGTGCTTATGCTCTCTGTCGGTGGTTGACAAGCGGACGGTTTGGACGCTTATTAATTGCTCTCCGCGATGATGAACCGAGAACCCGTTTTTCAGGTTACGACCCCACGGGCTTTAAAGTGTTAGTGTTTGCGATTTCTGCTGGTTTGGCTGGAATTGCGGGTGCTATGTTTACGGTGCAAACTGGTCTGATCTCGCCGAAAGCGATGGATATTGCCTTTTCGATCGAAATGGTAATTTGGGTGGCGGTAGGAGGTCGGGCTAGTTTGGTGGGAGCGGTGCTGGGTGCGATCGCAGTAAATTTTGGCAAGAGTATTTTGAGCGAACAATTCCCGGAAGTTTGGCTATTTTTCCAAGGCGCACTCTTCCTAATTGTGGTAACGGTGCTTCCCGATGGTGTGGTGGGTTGGCTGCGAACTGAGGGAATTGAAAAGGTGCGATCGCTATTCGGAATCCGCAAGTACGCAGTCACATATCCCAGCCTAGAAGAAAACCCGGAAGTACAGATCGAACGGGAAGAATTAGAGACTGAGGACTAG
- a CDS encoding ABC transporter permease subunit, translating into MSALGLAIVFGLMGVINMAHGELMMLGAYTTFVVQNGFKIIGGPLFEIYILFALPMAFLVAAVVGLILERGVIRYLYGRPLETLLATWGVSLILQQFVRSVSWVLVIEIALFCILFFGALWILSRRPDFERIRNLVIAVMLLLSGAISAVTGALLSQTFKLAVNKPWFGAQNVDVTAPKWLRGGLPLGDFQLPYARLFIMALTIICLVGIYLFLQRSVWGLRIRSVTQNRTMSACLGIPTQKVDALTFALGSGLAGVAGCAVSLLGSVGPNTGQNYIVDTFMVVVVGGVGKLVGSIVAAMAIGTLNYIIGSGTLASLLTPIPPLVDFFNFFATTSMAKVMVFALIIAFLQVRPAGIFPQKGRTVDA; encoded by the coding sequence ATGTCAGCGCTGGGACTAGCTATTGTCTTCGGTTTGATGGGTGTGATTAATATGGCTCACGGCGAATTAATGATGCTGGGAGCATACACAACATTTGTGGTGCAAAATGGTTTCAAAATTATCGGCGGCCCTTTGTTTGAAATCTATATCTTGTTTGCTCTGCCTATGGCATTTTTGGTGGCGGCTGTTGTAGGGTTAATTTTGGAGCGGGGAGTGATTCGGTATCTCTATGGGCGACCCCTAGAAACATTGCTGGCAACGTGGGGGGTTAGCCTAATTTTGCAGCAGTTTGTCCGCAGTGTAAGTTGGGTGCTGGTAATTGAAATTGCTCTGTTTTGCATCCTATTTTTTGGTGCTTTGTGGATTCTATCTCGCCGCCCGGATTTTGAGCGAATTCGCAATTTGGTAATAGCGGTGATGTTATTGCTTTCGGGAGCGATTTCTGCGGTTACGGGCGCATTGTTAAGCCAAACTTTTAAACTCGCAGTAAATAAACCCTGGTTTGGCGCTCAAAATGTTGATGTAACTGCACCCAAATGGTTGCGTGGCGGTTTACCTTTGGGGGATTTTCAACTTCCTTATGCGCGGCTGTTTATCATGGCATTAACGATTATTTGCCTGGTCGGTATTTATCTATTTTTGCAACGCTCTGTCTGGGGATTGCGAATTCGATCGGTAACCCAAAATCGCACCATGAGTGCTTGTCTTGGTATTCCAACCCAAAAAGTTGATGCTCTCACATTTGCGCTTGGTTCTGGTTTAGCTGGGGTAGCTGGATGTGCTGTGAGTTTGTTGGGTTCTGTGGGGCCAAACACGGGACAAAACTACATTGTGGATACGTTCATGGTTGTGGTTGTGGGCGGTGTTGGTAAGCTGGTGGGCAGTATTGTAGCGGCAATGGCGATCGGTACGCTCAATTATATTATCGGTTCTGGAACTTTGGCTTCGCTGCTAACTCCGATACCGCCTCTGGTTGATTTTTTCAATTTCTTTGCCACAACGAGTATGGCAAAGGTGATGGTATTTGCGCTGATTATTGCGTTTCTGCAAGTGCGTCCGGCTGGGATTTTCCCACAAAAAGGACGAACGGTTGATGCTTAA
- a CDS encoding TIGR00266 family protein produces the protein MNVELLHQPDSAIARITLRVGEELVAEAGCMIAMSGFINASTTLRQGKGGGILGGLKRLVAGESLFLSVFRSPIAGGEVFLAPKLMGDILQYQMTGNGLVVQSTSYLASESDVDIELGFQGFKSLFSGESLFWLNISGVGSVLLTSFGGIYEVDVDGEYIVDTGHIVAFEKSLNFKITKSGSSWVGAFLGGEGLVCHFQGQGKVFCQTHNPGAFGSLVGSQLPPR, from the coding sequence ATGAATGTAGAACTTTTGCATCAACCAGATAGCGCGATCGCTCGCATTACTTTGAGAGTCGGAGAAGAATTAGTTGCAGAAGCTGGCTGCATGATTGCCATGAGCGGCTTCATTAATGCCAGCACCACTTTGCGACAAGGCAAAGGAGGAGGAATTCTGGGCGGACTTAAACGTTTAGTTGCTGGCGAATCCCTATTTTTAAGCGTTTTTCGTTCTCCTATCGCTGGGGGTGAAGTATTTCTCGCCCCCAAACTAATGGGAGATATTTTGCAATATCAAATGACTGGTAATGGGTTAGTCGTGCAGTCAACATCTTATCTGGCTAGCGAATCAGATGTTGATATTGAATTGGGATTTCAAGGCTTTAAATCTTTATTTTCAGGCGAATCACTTTTTTGGTTAAATATCAGCGGTGTTGGCTCTGTATTGCTCACTTCCTTCGGTGGTATTTATGAAGTAGACGTGGATGGTGAATATATTGTTGATACCGGACATATTGTTGCTTTTGAAAAGAGTCTGAACTTTAAAATTACCAAGTCAGGTTCTAGTTGGGTGGGTGCGTTTTTAGGTGGAGAAGGATTAGTTTGTCATTTTCAAGGTCAGGGCAAAGTTTTTTGCCAAACCCATAATCCAGGGGCTTTCGGTAGTTTGGTTGGCTCTCAGCTACCGCCAAGATAA
- a CDS encoding M48 family metallopeptidase has protein sequence MSSSFPSEPPYSSRNPPPNNRQLLTLLGVFVGFIIVMIWLLGLLADSLIGWIPPSAERQLGAVFVPSFERLAKPSPAQDTLNQLLERLETKLPAQQRKERNYRVLYVPDSTVNALALPGDAIVIYSGLVAGAKSENELMMVLGHELGHFAHRDHLRSLGRFLLLKIAIAYFIGDADWLRSTAAASVEAVSRSHYSQSQETQADEFGLTLLQQTYGHVAGATDFFARLMEKGNTNLAFLSTHPAPGDRVAKLELLIKQQNYGVGTRSPLPATLAQQKS, from the coding sequence ATGTCTTCTTCTTTTCCAAGCGAACCCCCTTACAGCAGTCGCAATCCACCGCCCAATAACCGCCAGTTACTAACTCTTTTGGGAGTGTTTGTTGGGTTTATTATCGTCATGATTTGGTTGTTGGGATTATTAGCGGATAGCTTAATTGGATGGATTCCTCCCAGTGCGGAACGACAGTTAGGTGCTGTGTTTGTTCCTAGTTTTGAGCGGTTAGCTAAACCTTCGCCTGCACAAGATACGCTGAATCAATTGCTGGAAAGATTGGAAACTAAATTGCCAGCACAGCAGCGAAAGGAACGTAATTATCGAGTGTTGTACGTTCCAGATTCTACGGTGAATGCTTTGGCGCTACCGGGGGATGCTATTGTCATTTACTCTGGTTTAGTGGCAGGGGCGAAATCTGAAAATGAGTTGATGATGGTGTTGGGGCATGAGTTAGGTCATTTTGCTCATCGGGATCATTTACGCAGTTTGGGGCGATTTTTGCTGCTGAAAATAGCGATCGCTTATTTTATCGGTGATGCCGATTGGTTACGATCGACTGCTGCTGCTAGTGTGGAAGCTGTGAGTCGATCGCATTATTCCCAATCTCAAGAAACTCAGGCAGATGAGTTCGGTTTGACCTTGTTGCAGCAAACTTACGGTCATGTAGCAGGAGCGACAGATTTTTTCGCCCGGTTGATGGAAAAAGGAAATACTAACTTAGCGTTTTTGTCAACTCATCCCGCACCAGGCGATCGCGTTGCCAAGTTGGAGCTATTGATTAAACAGCAAAATTATGGTGTCGGTACGCGATCGCCTCTTCCAGCCACACTAGCCCAACAAAAATCTTAA
- the urtA gene encoding urea ABC transporter substrate-binding protein → MTKRFNRRKFLLYGSATFGTSLLLKACGGGTPTTTSTPASPTATTSPVAATSTAGTDAIKVGILHSLSGTMAISEKSVVDAEQLAIEEINKAGGVLGKQIQAVVEDGGSDWPTFAEKAKKLIDQDKVVTVFGCWTSASRKAVLPVFEEKKHMLWYPVQYEGQECSQDIFYTGAAPNQQIEPAVDWLLQNKGKEFFLVGSDYVFPRTANTIIKAQLAAKGGKTLGEDYLPLGNTEVTAIITKIKQALPKGGVIFNTLNGDSNVAFFKQMQGAGLGPDKYPVMSVSIAEEEVKAIGVEYLKGHYASWNYFQTVDTPENQKFVAAFKAKYGAERVTNDPMEAAYIMVYLWKQAVEKAKTTDIEAVRKAALGQTFNAPEGKVTLDNNHHLSKFVRIGEVGEDGLFKIVYASKEAVKPIPWNQYVADTKGYACDWSDPAKGGKYKT, encoded by the coding sequence ATGACAAAGCGATTTAATCGGCGTAAATTTCTTTTGTATGGTTCAGCCACATTTGGAACCAGTCTTCTTCTGAAAGCTTGTGGCGGCGGCACCCCAACGACTACATCCACTCCAGCTAGTCCAACAGCAACCACATCTCCCGTCGCAGCTACTAGCACTGCTGGAACAGACGCCATCAAAGTCGGAATTTTACACTCTCTCAGCGGCACGATGGCGATCAGCGAAAAAAGTGTCGTAGATGCCGAACAACTGGCAATTGAAGAGATCAACAAAGCCGGTGGCGTCTTGGGTAAGCAGATTCAAGCAGTTGTCGAAGATGGTGGCTCGGACTGGCCTACTTTTGCAGAAAAAGCCAAAAAACTAATCGATCAGGATAAAGTTGTTACCGTCTTTGGCTGTTGGACTTCTGCTAGCCGCAAAGCTGTGTTGCCGGTTTTTGAAGAAAAGAAACATATGCTCTGGTATCCTGTGCAATACGAAGGCCAGGAGTGTTCTCAAGACATTTTCTACACCGGCGCTGCACCGAACCAGCAAATCGAGCCAGCCGTTGATTGGTTGCTGCAAAATAAGGGCAAAGAATTCTTCTTAGTTGGCTCTGACTACGTATTTCCGCGCACCGCCAACACCATTATCAAAGCACAACTGGCAGCTAAAGGTGGTAAAACACTTGGTGAAGATTACTTACCTCTGGGCAATACAGAAGTCACTGCGATCATCACCAAAATAAAACAAGCTTTGCCAAAAGGCGGAGTCATTTTTAACACACTCAATGGTGATAGTAACGTTGCCTTCTTCAAACAGATGCAAGGTGCAGGATTAGGGCCAGATAAATATCCTGTGATGTCTGTAAGTATTGCTGAAGAAGAAGTCAAAGCCATTGGTGTTGAATATCTCAAAGGTCACTACGCTTCATGGAATTATTTCCAAACTGTCGATACACCTGAAAACCAAAAGTTTGTGGCAGCTTTCAAAGCCAAATACGGTGCAGAACGGGTAACCAACGACCCGATGGAAGCAGCGTATATCATGGTCTATCTGTGGAAGCAGGCAGTTGAGAAAGCTAAGACAACAGACATAGAAGCAGTGCGAAAAGCTGCTTTAGGCCAAACATTTAATGCCCCCGAAGGTAAAGTGACCTTAGACAATAACCATCACTTGTCCAAGTTTGTGCGGATTGGTGAAGTTGGGGAAGATGGGTTGTTTAAGATTGTTTATGCAAGCAAGGAAGCCGTTAAGCCAATTCCTTGGAATCAATACGTTGCTGACACCAAGGGCTATGCCTGTGACTGGTCAGATCCTGCCAAAGGAGGTAAATACAAAACTTAA